The Cloacibacillus sp. An23 sequence TGCCCTGGGACGTCACATTTACGCTCGGACGTCAGGTCTCCGACTGGGAGGGCGACGCGGAGCTGTATCACTCGATTATGGGCGAGCCTGAGGGCGGAGTCTGGAAGGATCAGACTTACGACGGGTTCAACTTCCAGAAAAGCTTCGGCATGCTCGACGCCGAGGTCCTCGTCGGACGCAACGACGATATGATCACAGACAGCTACTCAAGCGCAACCGAGGGCCTTTTCAGCGACCCGGATAAAACAGGAAATACGAATTCTTTCATGGAGTACGGCCTCAAACTGCAGGCCAACTTCAGCGAGAACTTCCACCTCGGCGTGATGGGCCTCTACTTCGACGCTGACAACATAGACGATTTGACGAATGTTGACCCGGCATACTCCGGCATAATCGCCGGAGACGCGCTCGACGTGCAGCAGTACGGCGCGTACTTCGGCTACAGCTTTACTCCCGCTATAGCGCTGCGCGGCTACTTCTACTGGCAGAACCTCGACGACGGCTGGCGCGTCGCCGACGACAGCCCGACGACTTGGAGCGCCCTCCTCGACGTGAAGCAGGACCTCCTCAAATTCACCTCGCTGTGGGTGCAGTACATAGAGCAGGACAACTCGTTCATAGGCCCGCGCGCCGCGAACCAGTACCCGACGATAGCCTCGCCGGGCCTCGACGGCCCAGTCGGCGCGGACGGCACGAACAAAACGTGGCTCATCACCGCGGAGCAGCAGTGGAACGACAAGTGGAGCAGCTTCCTGCAGTACGTAACGACCGACTGGGATTCCTCCGCTTACGACGACACGGACCAGTATTCGATAGGCATCGGCTATCAGTACTCGCCCGCCATCAAGTTCTGGCTCGCCTATAACTACATCGACTACGGCGACAGGACCGACGGCGGCTACACCGGCAACGAGAGCGTAGTGCTCTTCCGCACGGCGATAGACTTCTAGCCAAAGCGTAAAAACACGGACGGAGCCTCCTTCATCGGAGGTTCCGTTTTTTTCGTCCGTCGCGCGGCAGAGAGTCACAGAGCCCTATATCTGCTCTTGTTGGTGTACTTGACGGAGGCGAGCAGTCCGAGTTGTTCGAATTTCACGACGAAGGCGCGCACGGTCGCGTAGGCGGCGCTTCGGAAATCGCGCTCCAGCGTCTTCGTCGAGAATTCTTCCGCGCCGTAGTACGACTGCACGAATTCCCACAGCTCGCGCTCTTTCGTCGTTATTTTCCCCTCTTTCATCAGTTCCGCGAAACGCTCCGCGCTTTCGCCCGTTTCACGAAGCGGCCCGATTTTTCCGTAAACTTCGCGCGCGAAGAACGAAAGGAACGGCGTTACGTCCAATATTCCCGTTATGCCGGCGTTGCGCAGAACGAGAGTAAACGCCTCGCGGTATTCCGCCCGCGCCGCGTTTACGCTGCGCGACAGCGGCACAGCGAGCGACGCATGATATCCCATGCGCGCGAGAACCCACAGATGTATCATGCGCGCGGCGAGGCCGGAGCGGCTTCCGATAGGGCGCGAGTGAAGCACAAAAAAATGTATCGCGGCGGCCTTGAGCAGCTCGTCAATATCGTCTTCTGAATTTACGAAATCTGTCAGAGCTTGAAGAAAATCCGAAATTTTACCGGCATTCTCAGACATTCCGGCTTTGCCGTGAACATTTCCGCCGGACGTATCTTCGCGTAACGCCGCCGGAGTTTCCGTCTCCGTCCGCCCGCTTTCGAGCGCCGGGGGCGGTTCAAGAAGCCGCAGCAGCTTTTCGGCATTGCGCTCCGTTATGACGTTCGCGTCGTCGGATATGAAGTCGAGCGCGAGCTTCATACAGTAAGCGAGATTTTCGCAGTACCCGGACGGAGCAGAGCCGTTGAGGATATTCCTGACATTCTCAAACGATACGTCTATCCCCTCAAGCGCTAGGGACGAGACGATCTCCTCCGCCATGGCGGCGAAC is a genomic window containing:
- a CDS encoding S-layer homology domain-containing protein, producing MRKFLAVLAMAAMTAFAAPAFAAVNPFMDVPQGHWSYDAVGLLASRGIVSGYPDGAFKGGQPATRYEMASIVARALVTVDAEKAGKQDMELLKKLVMEFKDELDALGVRVDSLDKRVGVLEERLGGWQVNGQVWFDAQFASNNDQNENSYSGDGASKNQFGFSFARFMLTKYIDENTFFFARFNSDSFSGDLKGWYADRFYVQMKLPWDVTFTLGRQVSDWEGDAELYHSIMGEPEGGVWKDQTYDGFNFQKSFGMLDAEVLVGRNDDMITDSYSSATEGLFSDPDKTGNTNSFMEYGLKLQANFSENFHLGVMGLYFDADNIDDLTNVDPAYSGIIAGDALDVQQYGAYFGYSFTPAIALRGYFYWQNLDDGWRVADDSPTTWSALLDVKQDLLKFTSLWVQYIEQDNSFIGPRAANQYPTIASPGLDGPVGADGTNKTWLITAEQQWNDKWSSFLQYVTTDWDSSAYDDTDQYSIGIGYQYSPAIKFWLAYNYIDYGDRTDGGYTGNESVVLFRTAIDF